Proteins co-encoded in one Saprospira grandis genomic window:
- a CDS encoding DUF1572 family protein, with product MHTHYHIRLSQDGQLWAEFSLPEEAEASLLLNSLETILDLYREEDIHFLFNERKITAGPAQREQEQSILELSLAELWGDLDEALLVLNGQIWKLYLLDRALEGPAEPQLLELGPQLQEVWQEPASLLEELTNMLEMAPLPLEEEEDDNPYTVQELALFQTQMEFKKIQFRQYKALGERAMQQLPEAELFRQFSADQNSIAIIVQHLWGNMRSRWTDFLNTDGEKDWRNRDNEFELYLKDRKAVMDYWEEGWLFLFNALDQLEAKDWDRNIYIRGEEHYVWQAIDRQLAHYSYHIGQIVLFARIFKQDPWESLSIPRGKSAEYNQMMREENERED from the coding sequence ATGCACACACATTATCACATTCGACTTTCACAGGATGGGCAACTTTGGGCAGAATTTTCATTGCCCGAGGAGGCGGAGGCTAGTCTTTTGCTCAACTCATTAGAAACGATCTTGGACCTTTATCGGGAAGAGGACATTCATTTTTTGTTTAATGAGCGAAAAATCACGGCGGGGCCTGCGCAAAGAGAGCAGGAGCAATCCATTTTAGAATTGAGTCTAGCAGAACTTTGGGGAGATTTGGATGAGGCCTTATTGGTTTTGAACGGGCAAATTTGGAAGCTCTACCTTTTGGACAGGGCCTTAGAAGGGCCTGCCGAGCCGCAGCTTTTGGAGTTAGGGCCACAACTGCAGGAAGTTTGGCAGGAGCCTGCTTCTTTATTGGAAGAATTGACTAATATGTTGGAAATGGCGCCTTTGCCATTGGAGGAAGAGGAAGACGACAACCCTTATACCGTTCAGGAATTGGCTCTTTTTCAGACCCAGATGGAATTTAAGAAAATCCAGTTTCGTCAGTACAAAGCCTTGGGCGAAAGAGCCATGCAGCAGCTGCCCGAGGCCGAGTTATTTCGGCAATTTTCTGCTGATCAAAACAGCATAGCCATTATTGTGCAGCATCTTTGGGGCAACATGCGTTCTCGTTGGACCGACTTTTTGAACACGGATGGCGAGAAAGACTGGCGAAACAGAGACAATGAATTTGAGCTATACCTCAAGGACCGTAAAGCGGTGATGGACTATTGGGAAGAGGGCTGGTTATTTCTTTTCAATGCGCTAGACCAATTGGAGGCCAAAGACTGGGACCGCAACATCTACATTCGGGGCGAGGAGCATTATGTTTGGCAGGCGATCGATCGGCAACTGGCTCATTATAGTTATCATATTGGCCAGATTGTACTTTTTGCTCGCATCTTTAAACAAGATCCTTGGGAAAGTCTTTCTATTCCCAGAGGCAAATCGGCGGAATACAACCAAATGATGCGAGAGGAAAACGAAAGAGAAGACTAG
- a CDS encoding RNA-binding domain-containing protein — protein sequence MIDLLNKLLSLTTENEVVEFKEARRQYDKNKLGKYFSALSNEANLSGKSQAWLVFGVKNDKTVIGTIINDHQINDYKAEIANHSSPNLSFVNVHRVNYQGRDVLMFEIPAAPEGTPVSWKGFWYGRDGESLGALNLNELENIRNQNKSYDWSAQIIEQATLDDLDPAAIKKAREMFAIKNPKLKEQIPTWSDRTFLNKAKLTIKGQLTHAAILLLAKPESEHFISPATAKISWILKDKDNLEKDYQHFSCPLLLEVENVKSKIRNLKYRYIKDGSLFPDEVDQYDPYIIREALNNCIAHQDYSLGGKINIVENEAGELIFSNMGSFIPVSVEQVIKADAPESRYRNSFLANAMVNLNMIDTIGSGIKRMFVIQKNKYFPLPDYDLSNNQVKVKITAKVLDIKYARKIAQLPELSLEEIILLDKVAKQKLLTDEEIKSLKAKKLIEGRKPNFHISSEVAKASGDKARYIKQRGIDDKFYEQLIIQYLNKFQAASSADLKKLLLDKLPEILAPKQKENKIRNMLQKMKRNSLIKLNENREWQLV from the coding sequence ATGATCGATCTGCTGAATAAACTATTGTCGCTTACTACCGAAAATGAAGTAGTAGAATTTAAGGAAGCAAGAAGGCAGTATGATAAAAACAAACTGGGAAAATACTTCTCTGCCCTAAGTAACGAAGCCAACCTAAGTGGCAAGTCTCAGGCCTGGTTAGTCTTTGGTGTAAAGAACGATAAAACTGTTATTGGTACAATAATAAACGATCATCAAATCAATGATTATAAAGCAGAAATAGCGAACCACAGTAGCCCCAATCTATCCTTTGTAAATGTACATCGGGTAAATTACCAGGGACGAGATGTTTTAATGTTTGAAATTCCTGCTGCCCCAGAAGGTACCCCAGTTTCATGGAAGGGCTTTTGGTATGGAAGAGATGGAGAAAGTTTGGGCGCTTTAAATTTAAATGAGCTGGAAAATATTCGGAATCAAAACAAAAGTTATGATTGGTCTGCCCAGATTATTGAGCAAGCGACTTTAGATGATTTGGATCCGGCAGCAATTAAGAAGGCGAGGGAAATGTTTGCGATAAAAAACCCTAAACTAAAAGAACAGATACCGACTTGGAGTGATCGCACTTTTTTAAATAAAGCCAAACTTACGATTAAAGGTCAATTAACCCATGCCGCTATTTTATTATTGGCTAAGCCGGAGTCGGAGCACTTCATTTCTCCTGCAACAGCTAAGATATCATGGATATTAAAAGACAAAGATAATTTAGAAAAGGACTACCAACACTTTTCTTGTCCACTCTTATTAGAAGTAGAGAACGTAAAGTCAAAGATTCGGAACTTAAAATACCGTTACATAAAAGACGGTTCCTTATTCCCTGATGAAGTTGATCAATACGACCCTTATATTATAAGAGAGGCATTAAATAATTGTATTGCGCATCAGGACTACAGCTTAGGTGGAAAAATAAACATTGTAGAAAATGAGGCAGGTGAACTCATATTCTCTAATATGGGATCATTTATTCCTGTTTCTGTAGAACAAGTAATTAAGGCAGATGCCCCTGAATCTAGATATCGCAATTCCTTTTTAGCTAATGCCATGGTTAATCTAAATATGATTGACACCATTGGTAGCGGTATTAAGCGAATGTTTGTCATTCAGAAAAACAAATACTTTCCCTTGCCTGACTATGATCTTAGCAACAATCAGGTGAAGGTAAAAATTACGGCTAAGGTGCTTGATATAAAATATGCGCGAAAAATTGCCCAGCTCCCCGAACTATCATTAGAGGAAATTATTCTGCTAGATAAGGTAGCCAAGCAAAAACTATTAACGGATGAGGAAATTAAATCGTTAAAAGCCAAGAAACTAATCGAGGGAAGAAAGCCCAACTTTCATATTTCCTCAGAAGTAGCTAAAGCATCGGGAGATAAAGCAAGGTATATAAAGCAGAGAGGGATTGACGATAAGTTTTATGAACAATTAATTATTCAATATTTGAATAAATTTCAAGCAGCTAGTAGCGCTGACCTTAAAAAACTACTACTCGATAAATTACCTGAAATTTTAGCTCCCAAACAGAAAGAAAATAAAATCAGAAATATGTTGCAAAAGATGAAGCGCAACTCACTAATAAAGCTAAATGAAAACCGAGAATGGCAACTCGTTTAA
- a CDS encoding (Fe-S)-binding protein: protein MSTKKKLHIPILADMAAAGQEPEVLFWVGCAGSFDDRAKKVTVAFSKLLSAAGVEFAILGKEESCTGDPARRAGNEFIFQMQAMQNIETLKMYNVKKIVTTCPHCFNILKNEYPVLGLEGVEVLHHTQLIQSLLAEGKLTVEGGSFAGKTLTYHDSCYLGRANDIYEAPRAILEKIDGQLTEMQRSRSKGLCCGAGGAQMFKENEPGDKRINMERAEEVIATGADYVTANCPFCITMLQDGLKAENDKRQSPIMVLDLSEMIVEANKL, encoded by the coding sequence ATGTCTACTAAAAAGAAACTACATATTCCCATCTTGGCCGATATGGCTGCTGCGGGCCAAGAGCCCGAGGTCCTTTTTTGGGTAGGTTGCGCAGGCAGCTTTGACGATAGAGCCAAAAAAGTAACTGTGGCCTTTAGCAAGCTGCTTTCGGCGGCGGGGGTAGAATTTGCCATTTTGGGCAAAGAAGAAAGTTGTACTGGAGACCCCGCTCGCCGAGCTGGAAACGAGTTCATCTTTCAGATGCAAGCCATGCAAAACATCGAAACGCTCAAGATGTATAATGTGAAGAAGATCGTGACGACTTGTCCGCACTGCTTCAACATTCTAAAAAATGAGTATCCTGTTTTGGGTCTAGAAGGGGTTGAGGTCTTGCACCACACCCAGCTCATTCAAAGTCTATTGGCGGAGGGTAAATTGACTGTAGAAGGCGGCAGCTTTGCAGGCAAGACCCTGACTTACCATGACTCTTGCTACTTAGGTCGAGCCAATGATATTTATGAAGCGCCTAGAGCTATTTTGGAGAAAATTGATGGGCAATTGACTGAAATGCAGCGTTCTCGCTCTAAGGGACTTTGCTGCGGAGCGGGTGGAGCCCAGATGTTTAAGGAAAATGAGCCTGGTGATAAGCGAATCAATATGGAGCGGGCTGAGGAAGTCATTGCTACAGGGGCCGACTATGTTACGGCCAACTGTCCTTTCTGCATTACTATGCTTCAGGATGGACTCAAAGCAGAAAATGACAAGCGCCAAAGTCCTATTATGGTCCTTGACCTTTCTGAAATGATTGTAGAAGCCAATAAACTGTAA
- a CDS encoding thioredoxin family protein: MALTPSNMLPLGTSAPAFQLPDTVSGQRKSLSELQSDQGTLVFFICNHCPYVIHILPELKRLAQDYQAKGISFIAISSNDVENYPDDSPEKMKELAQEEGWDFPYLYDEDQSVAKAYDAACTPDFYLFDGEAKLAYRGRLDDSRPNSGTPLTGADLRAALDAVLAKQAVSETQYPSAGCGIKWKK; this comes from the coding sequence ATGGCACTTACGCCCTCCAATATGCTGCCCCTAGGCACTTCCGCTCCAGCTTTTCAACTGCCTGATACCGTTTCGGGCCAAAGAAAAAGCCTAAGCGAGCTGCAATCTGATCAAGGCACCCTCGTCTTTTTTATTTGTAATCACTGCCCTTATGTCATCCATATCTTGCCTGAGCTCAAACGCCTAGCCCAAGATTATCAGGCAAAAGGAATTAGCTTTATCGCCATTAGCTCCAATGACGTAGAGAACTATCCCGATGATTCTCCCGAAAAGATGAAGGAACTGGCCCAAGAAGAAGGCTGGGACTTTCCCTACCTCTATGATGAGGACCAAAGCGTAGCCAAAGCCTATGATGCCGCCTGTACGCCCGATTTCTACCTCTTTGATGGGGAAGCAAAACTGGCCTACCGTGGTCGTCTAGATGACTCTCGTCCCAATAGCGGAACGCCACTAACTGGCGCAGATTTAAGAGCCGCCCTAGATGCTGTACTCGCTAAACAAGCCGTTAGCGAAACGCAATATCCTAGCGCCGGCTGTGGTATTAAATGGAAAAAATAA
- a CDS encoding TraB/GumN family protein — translation MHQAFLWEIKQGGQAPPSFVLGSMHSTDQRVFGGLDQLTALLKEVEYFALEFDSQTLNEEQQLQLHLAQQLPQGQQLSDLVSPSIWRKLQQLFAQELGMPFLLDQLVHSRPMLIPQFYNQWKSAKDYPMALDHYLLQLAQAEELQIENLETFEEMLSVFENLPLPPQIWALKKFVCQRGKQWKKFQQSLDAYAAGNLPYLLKQQQKVSGKSRRVILLQRNQAILPRMQKLIEKGPNLMVLGLYHLIGSQGLLRSLKQKGYLVRPLF, via the coding sequence ATGCATCAAGCATTTTTATGGGAAATAAAGCAGGGAGGCCAAGCGCCTCCCTCTTTTGTCTTGGGCAGTATGCACAGTACCGACCAAAGAGTATTTGGCGGGCTAGACCAATTAACTGCTTTGCTTAAAGAGGTAGAATACTTTGCCCTAGAGTTTGATAGCCAAACCCTAAATGAAGAACAACAGCTTCAACTGCATTTGGCCCAACAACTTCCCCAAGGACAACAACTCTCCGACTTGGTTTCGCCTAGTATTTGGCGCAAGCTCCAACAACTCTTTGCTCAAGAATTGGGCATGCCCTTTTTGCTGGACCAATTGGTCCATAGCCGCCCTATGCTCATTCCCCAATTCTATAACCAATGGAAAAGCGCTAAGGATTATCCTATGGCCCTAGACCATTATCTCCTGCAGTTGGCCCAAGCAGAAGAATTGCAAATTGAAAATCTAGAGACCTTTGAGGAAATGCTCTCGGTCTTTGAAAACCTGCCCCTCCCCCCTCAAATCTGGGCCCTCAAAAAATTTGTCTGTCAAAGAGGCAAGCAATGGAAGAAGTTTCAGCAAAGTCTAGACGCTTATGCCGCAGGCAATCTGCCCTACCTGCTCAAGCAACAACAAAAGGTTTCGGGCAAAAGCAGAAGAGTCATCCTCCTCCAACGCAACCAAGCCATTTTGCCCCGTATGCAAAAACTCATAGAAAAAGGCCCCAACCTAATGGTCCTTGGCCTCTATCATCTGATTGGCAGCCAGGGCTTGTTGCGCAGCCTCAAACAAAAAGGCTATTTAGTACGCCCTTTGTTTTAA